The nucleotide window ACTTGATAGGCCACCACTGGCACATCCACCGCATCGCGCACGTCGCTTACAATATCAAGGTAGGGCAGAGCCGGCTTGACCATGACCATGTCGGCACCTTGTTCGATATCGAGCATAAGCTCACGCATGGCTTCACGGCGGTTGGCCGGATCCATTTGGTAGCCACGTCGGTCTCCTTCAGAAGGCGCACTTTGCGCTGCATCGCGAAAGGGTCCGTAAAAAGCGCTGGCGTATTTGATGGCGTAACTGAGGATAGCAACTTGATCAAACCCTTTGTTATCGAGGGTGGCACGAATGCTGCCGATGCGGCCGTCCATCATGTCGCTGGGTGCTACAATGTCGGCTCCTGCTTCGGCATGGCAAAGCGCCTCTTTTTGCAAAAGCGTGAGCGTTGCATCGTTGTTTACTTGAAGCTCTCCGTTGCGGTCTTTTTCAAGCACGCCGCAATGGCCGTGATTGGTGTACTCGCACATGCACACGTCGGTGATCACAACCAAGTGTGGAACTGCTTTTTTGATGGCGACGATACTTTGGGCGACTGGGCCTTTGGGATCCCAAGCGGAGCTGCCTTCGGCATCTTTGCGCTCGGGTATACCAAACAGGATAATCCCGCCGAGTCCCTTGTCCGCCGCTTGTTTCGCGGCATCAACTGCTCGGTCTGCGCTTAGGTGAAATACGCCAGGCAGCGAAGCAATTTCTTTTTTGATACCGGAGCCCGGCACCACAAAGAGCGGTAAAATAAGCTGGGAAGCTTTAACTTCGGTTTCTCGCACTAAAGCGCGGATGCTTTCATTGCGGCGCAAGCGCCTTGGCCTAAAGACGAGATCACTCATGACTGTAGTATGCCTCCAGGGCTTCGATCAGCCCAGTAGTCGTGTAACTTTTGCTTGCACGTCGACTTTAAGGCCCATGTTTTTAGCGGTCTGTGCCGTGATGGGGCCGATACAAGCGATGACTAATTGACTTAGCAGATCTTTAGCTTCGTTTCCAAGTAACTGTACAGCGTGCTCGACGGTGGATGATGATGTGAAGGTGACCGCATCCACTTGGCGGTTCACGATGGATTGCTTGAGTTCTTGAATCGCTTCTTCGGTGGGCTGTTTTGTGCGGTAGACCGCGAGCACATCGACTGTTGCTCCGGCTTCCTTCAGCGTCTTTGGCAGGACGTCGCGCGCGCTTTGTGCACGGGCTATCAATACCTTTGCGCCTTTTAGGCCTTTGCTATCGCTTGCTAAAAGTGCTTCGGTCAGGCTTTCGGCGACATATTCTTGCGGTGTGATGTCGGCCCGCAGACCATAGTGCTTCAAGGCCATGGCCGTGGCAGGGCCGATGGTGGCGATTTTCCCATGGCCAAAAGCGCGCGCATCGAGGCCTTCGTTTTGTAGCGCTTCGAAAAAGCAGTGTACGCCGTTGGCGCTGGTGAATAGGACCCAGCGGTAGTCTTCGAGTGTTTTAATTGCGGCGCGTACTTGAGCCGATTGCGCTAGCGACTCTAAGACGATGGTTGCGGCTTCAAGGGGCATGGCGCCAGCATCACGCAACAAGGCAGAAAAGTCGGAGGCTTGATGGCTCATGCGTGTTACCCAGATGCGTTTGCCAAACAAGGCTTTTCGATCGTACCAGCGCAAGCGATGACGCAGCGAAACCACGTCGCCGACTATGGTAAGTGCTGGCATGCCGATGTTCGCGTCTTGGGCCAGCTTGGCGATGGTGCTGACTTGGCCGATGATGGTGCGCTGTGAAGGAAGCGAAGCCGACTGCACGACTGCTGCGGGGGTGTCTGCTGCTCTGCCGTGTTCCATCAGTAGCTGCATCAATACATCAAGCTTGCGCATGCCCATAAACAAGACCAGCGTTTGAGTAGCGGTGGCGAGTTTTGCCCAATCGTGTGCGCTGCGATCTTTTTCAGGAGATTCAGTGGCGGTGACATAGGCGACGCTGCTTGAAAGCTCACGGTGGGTCAGGGAGATGCCGGCATAGGCGGTAGCGGCCATCGGGGAGGGCACGCCTGGGACGACTTCAAAAGGAATCCCTGCCGCACCGAGCGCTTCAGCTTCTTCAGAGCCTCGACCAAAGAGGAAGGGGTCGCCTCCTTTGAGCCGTACCACTGTATGGCCGGCTCGCGCTTCGTCAATGAGCGCTTCGTTGATGCTACTTTGGCGGTTTTTGGGGTCGCCGCCGCGTTTGCCAACAAAGCGTACTTGCGCACCTGTTTTGCAATGCCGGAGTAGCTCGGGATGAATCAAAGCATCGTGGAGCACCACGTCGGCTTCTTCAAGGAGACGCAGAGCTTTGCAGGTAATAAGGCCAGGATCGCCCGGCCCAGCCCCAAGTAAATAAACCTTTCCAACTTGCTTTGACATGGCCCTCAGCATCGCACGTTCCGTGCGGTTTTTGGAGTGCGAATCAACGAGGCTCCAAAGAGGCTGTGTTTTGATGCCGAAAGCTGTGCTACGTCCGGAGCATGGCGAACAAATTACTTCTTATCGTCCTTTTTGCGATGGCGTCGTGCAACAAGAACGCTCCGTCTGCCCAAAAGGAAAACAGCTCAACACAACAGCAAGCCGAGGACGATGCTCCCGCAAGCAAAGCGAGCCTGGCTTCGGTGACCTTGAGTCCGCCGGGTCAAGCAGCTGTAACGGTGCAAGTTGAGCTTGCGCAGACAGAGGCCGAGCGGAGCCGTGGCCTTATGTTTCGAAAAGAACTTCCAGAAACGCAAGGTATGCTGTTTTTGTTTGAACGACCCACGCGCTTGAGATTTTGGATGAAGAATACCTATTTGCCGCTCGATATGATCTTTATTACCGATGAGTACCGAGTTCTTGGCAGTGTGCAATACGCAGAGCCGCTCACCACAATACCTCGACGTGTCGAAGGGCTTTCGCAATATGTGCTCGAGG belongs to Myxococcales bacterium and includes:
- the hemB gene encoding porphobilinogen synthase; this encodes MSDLVFRPRRLRRNESIRALVRETEVKASQLILPLFVVPGSGIKKEIASLPGVFHLSADRAVDAAKQAADKGLGGIILFGIPERKDAEGSSAWDPKGPVAQSIVAIKKAVPHLVVITDVCMCEYTNHGHCGVLEKDRNGELQVNNDATLTLLQKEALCHAEAGADIVAPSDMMDGRIGSIRATLDNKGFDQVAILSYAIKYASAFYGPFRDAAQSAPSEGDRRGYQMDPANRREAMRELMLDIEQGADMVMVKPALPYLDIVSDVRDAVDVPVVAYQVSGEYAMIKHAAAAGALDEEAAMRESLTAIKRAGADLIITYFANYF
- the cobA gene encoding uroporphyrinogen-III C-methyltransferase; its protein translation is MSKQVGKVYLLGAGPGDPGLITCKALRLLEEADVVLHDALIHPELLRHCKTGAQVRFVGKRGGDPKNRQSSINEALIDEARAGHTVVRLKGGDPFLFGRGSEEAEALGAAGIPFEVVPGVPSPMAATAYAGISLTHRELSSSVAYVTATESPEKDRSAHDWAKLATATQTLVLFMGMRKLDVLMQLLMEHGRAADTPAAVVQSASLPSQRTIIGQVSTIAKLAQDANIGMPALTIVGDVVSLRHRLRWYDRKALFGKRIWVTRMSHQASDFSALLRDAGAMPLEAATIVLESLAQSAQVRAAIKTLEDYRWVLFTSANGVHCFFEALQNEGLDARAFGHGKIATIGPATAMALKHYGLRADITPQEYVAESLTEALLASDSKGLKGAKVLIARAQSARDVLPKTLKEAGATVDVLAVYRTKQPTEEAIQELKQSIVNRQVDAVTFTSSSTVEHAVQLLGNEAKDLLSQLVIACIGPITAQTAKNMGLKVDVQAKVTRLLG